From the Macrobrachium nipponense isolate FS-2020 chromosome 9, ASM1510439v2, whole genome shotgun sequence genome, the window CGGTTTAGTTCCAGAAGTCCGTtactcctcacaccgttggactgtggaacaacgaaaatgcaatgcattattacccttATACAATGCTCCTTGTGTATTTAATAATTTAcgtgaatttttttctatttagtcttaatttattcatttatcttttctttttaaataagtggTATCatcttctgtatttcccattaccttctgttacttccttctaatgaacaccacacTGAACCAAAGAAAaagttctttcagttttcttctgaagatggaaaaagaaacccaaaaaatTACTAAGTATAACTTGTTTAGTTGTAAGTATTTACACAGTATTTTAGTTAACACTCGACTACTTTCAGCACCTATCTGtagccctttctcaagagatgtgtaggttgttaGACTGGGTTAAGGgtcagcagtcttctggaacttcttgttgacctgtcatttatgtgatgggtgtcctggtttccattctctgagagttgttaatcccctcttgtcgttcTGATATCCttagctgatggtcaatgggattaacccttgtggtaagtgagtggtcaccatTAGTCTGTTGGGCAgcaaacctaatctccaggtcagaagggtcaatcttagcttcttttgaTACCATAGCTCGGCGTATAGGATCTTGTGAGGTGAAACGTTTGTTTCCTTCTATGACTTCTATCTCTCTGTTGAATGCCTCCTTCCACTAACTTCCTTTGACTgatgttattgtttttgtatataagcctactgtttttaaaatccatcctgTGGTCCTTttccaacaatgcctagctatagcactcccctgtgAGTTAAGCTATATTGCCTttctgtgttcttggatactaCCTGTTTCCCCCACATATTTCGAGACCAatctatagtgcgtttacttttctggTGGggcccattaaatgcttcccgcagatataatccttcttaggaggattcgctttagaccttgggagtcgagggaaggggtttgcttcttccttgttaactttttttttccattcccgattctatttagctattccttctctctctttctataattatagatgcgctgaatggcctgttggctccggtgtctGGCCTTCACTATCTTGTTTtgtttggttctttttttaagaaaatacatCCACTAATTCCTTCTACccagaacttttttttatcaaaaccatCCAAGTCAGTACAGGACCcagtttctcttttcttttttgaaaaactGGAGATTCCACCATATTTCCggtctctcttgcttccttgttaagtcaacgaatagtcatttctgacactttcgTTGATCCAAATGTTCTCTGGACAGCCTTCGCAACATCAGTTATTGGACCTTCatgttgtttttataaaatgaagcatTTCAGgacattatagactatttccttggtctcaggtggtgggtgaaggcATTTGCGGGTGTCACTTGGGATGTATAtccatacttatcacagtgggtgatcgagagtgAGTATCCTCTATATACGGCTCTGCCTTTAATGATATcaaccatgaccttttaaatcgtCCTAAAAATCATAGGTctcctaaactcagatctggcttCGCCGGGGGAAAAATATGccttatcttcattttcataaatgaaaatgaggttttaacgaagaatatacgaaataaggtatagtcaaaatatctgatggaaaCCAGAactacatttcaagaaatgaaaactatttcagtagactccatgaagctaatatgattacaaTAACATGAAATTTGGCAGCATATGATATCTGTACGAGCCACACcatagcgatcttagaaaagtaaacgcactatagttcCTAATATTAATGTCCCTAACTTTAAATTGAAAGgttggtggagatatgtggataaTATTTTTCCCATTCTGCAAGATgatgaaagtgaaataaaaacttttctagACGAACTCAATAGGTTTGATAACAACAACCTATTTACTTTagagaaaaatgataataaactgACCTTTTTAGACATACAGATAGAAAGGAAAGAAActggatatgaattcagcacatatagaaagcccacataTATaaactcatttattcatttcttctcttttctcactcatgatataaaaataggtgttCTAACATGTTTATATCTTAGGGTAGTGAGAatgtgtgacccttgcaagatagataaagaaataaattacatcggtaaaagctttgatgcattggcatacccggaatggttcagagaAAGGGCAATCAACAAAGCTACGGGGATTTTTTACAAAGGAAATGTAGAGAATACACGAAATAAAGTGTAAATGAAacaagttatttaaaaaatgaaagaattcctGAGGATACTAATGAGGCCCAAGCCAGGGTGGCCATGGACCTTGGTCCCTTACTTCGAACTGGCTCATATGATGCTTTCCTCCCAAACCCTCAAGACATTGGTGGGAGGAGGTTGGTGGAAGATGGTCACAGAGGTGCCTCACCAGAAGGGAGTCGGCCACActacaacacaaaaaaaagttgTCGAGTTGGATGTCTAAATGCGAGAACAATGTATATGACAGGAAGATCAAGTTTAGTGGCACAGGAAATCAAGAGATACAACTTGGAAATTGCTGGATTGAGTGAAACTAGGTGGCTTGGTTGTGGAAAAGTAAGAACAGAGGATGTGTTGTTCATCTATTCTGGTAAAGACCAGGGAGAACATGAGAGAGGTGTAGCAATTGCTTTGAGtaagaaagctgaaaaaatgttggagcattatgaatgtattgatgagagaatagtcacttgcaggttgcaaggtaaatatacaaacatcaccgTTATACAGGTGAATGCATTACTGAAGAGagtggagaagagaagagaaggatgaATTCTATGAAAAGCTAACTGGAGTTATACAGAAGGTTAGAAGACATGATATGTTGTTGCTGATGGGGGATCTTAACGCTAAAGTAGGAAGAGAGTATGATGGCTTTCAGGGAACAATTGGAAAATTTGGAATTGGAGTAAGAAATGATAATAGGAGAAGACTCCTAGAGCTATGTGGTGCATCTGGGTTATCTATAACAAACACATATTTCAACCATAAATTAGAGCACAAAACTACATGGGTGTCGCCAAATGGATTGGTacaaaatttgatagattatgttattgtaaatcagaaatggaagaagtctaTATTAGACACCAGAACTTTTAGGGGCTGCCGCCGTGTTCCTTCTGACCACAAACTCGTAATATCAAAGATTAGAATAAAGATAcaggccaatcaagaaaaaaggagaactataaagtttgatgtggataatttgagaaatgaaagagttaaacaacagtatgaggtgaaggtaggaggcaaatttgcggcattaattggtatggaaaatatggatatggattcagaggaatcATGGGCAATATTAAGTTCTGATACTAAGGACGTAGCAACAGAGGTGTTAGGTTATAAGAGAATTAACAGCAAACCTTGGTTCagtgatgaagcaaaagttttaagtgaagagcaacaaaggttgaGAGTTCAAGTGGACGATAAACAAGacctagagaagaaacaacaactaaaaagacgaagaaatagaaagctgagagaactaagtgataggatgaagcatgaccaaaacatgttttggaaagaaagagctaccAAAGTTGCAGTAGCTATGGAAATtggcgagagcagggctatgtttgcagctgtgagattcttgaggaacgcaagccaAGAAAAAGTTTGGAGGGGAGTGCATGGgatgttggatgaagatgggaacttggtcacagacgaaatggagaaaaggaatctgtttgcaaggtattttgaaagactcctaaatgttgatactacccggtattgggataaaaaaaaaaaaaagagcattgcagatttaaacgaggcaCTGGAGGTACAAGAGGAAGATATTAGTgcaaagaggtgaaagaggccttaaaatctgtaaaaaatggaaaaactgctggcgtgtgcggtataactgcagagatgctaaaagcaggaggacgaaggatgatagaggcattaagagttgtttttaacatagtttggaaaacagaggtggtaccaagtgattggaaaaaggcaattatgataccaatatataaacataagggaagcaaaagggagtgtggtaactatcgtgggcataagtttactgtcagtcccagggaagatattcatgagagtaatacttaacagaataagacctatagtagaagagaaacttagagaacagcagtgtggttttagaagtggaaggtcaacagtggatcaaattttcaccttaagacagataattgagaagagatgagagtatgcaaagccaatattctgtgcttttatagacttgtagaaagcgtatgattcatatggagagatggaatgtggagagtggcagacaCTATGGTATATCACtgaagtgataaggatactaaagaactggtaccaaggagtgtgcagctgtgtacagctggatggacagcaaagtgactggttcccagttggaagtgggctaagacaggagatgttatgtcacccaccttgtttaatgtatatattgaccacataatgagaagagtgatggagaatgaaaacagaggggctagtattggtggagaaatttttatggatttggactttgctgatgatgttgcgttggttgctgatacgtggctggtgctggtaggtatggtaatgaggatggagacagagacacagattTTGgctgaacatcagcacaaagaagagcgagatcatggttgtgagtaaggatgatgatttgggtgcacatggaggatatgacaatcagaggacaggaactcaagcaagttgagaagtttgtttacttgggaagtgtagtAACAGCAGAcaggaggcaaattgaagatatacaaagaagaaaactaggagcagcaagagcttttgaggttctgagaaaaaacgtttggtcaaggcatgaaatcagcttgaaaactaagatgagaatattcaatgcagtagtactaccagtcctgatgtatggctcgtccacctgggcactgaccagaacagaggagaaaaggttggatgcttttgagatgaagctgctgagaaggatacttggcattaaatgggatgttagaaatgaagacatcagggtgagattgaggggaaggctgaaatggtttggacatgttgagaggatggatgggaatagagacctcaggagagcactgagagcagtacaaataggaagaagaccgctgggcagaccaagaacgaggtggatagacataattgtcagggatcttgaggatgaaatccaaaacttagaggaagcaaggaaaatggctcgggatagagacagatggagaggaactgtatcagccttatgccactggcaaGTGGCGGGaggataaagtaaagtaagtattattattttattattattattattattattattattattattattattatagctgtttcagcggcatttaatttatatagaatcttctcaattcttcttatcatctttttctcatcagccaGTAGTTGGTgaatcaggtttcctaaggacatataattGTTGGCGCTGGTTGGGGGGtacctaccacctcggtggcaggTACTGTAAGCCGTCCAGGAGACATGTCATCCGCTCGCTCTCACcctctttctcttactctctctctctccttgtcccccccccccccttctctctctcctctctctcctctctcgtctctctctctctctgcttgttcctctctcttttttctctctcaatctctcttcctctctctctcgtgacggtatatggagtcggttggtttcttgtatttcttcttatgatggtaagAAGAAATTCTTTCTTTTACCGCGCTGATAGTCTGCTTTTTCTCTAATAAGTGTAGTTCCTCGAGATAATGTAGAAGTCTCCAGTCCAGTGCATGCACCGGACCGGAGGCTTCTACGTTACCTCGAGGCACTACACATAGAGAAAAAGCTGATTATCAACACGGtagaagaaacagaatttcttcctaccatcataagaaggaATAAGAAGAAACCAACTGACTCCATATaccgtcacgagagagagagagagagagtaacaagcagagagagaaagagagagagtaagtgagagagatagagggagatagCGAGCGGATGACGTGTCACAGTACCTTTCACCCAGGTggtaggtaccccaaccaacacccaacccacgccaaCAACCCCGGATGGACCTAGATCATCTCAACGCCTCAGGGAAAGATTTCGccaccatccaacgaccaattagaACCCCTGCTTGCCGacctacccaccgattgtacatgcccttgcctgctataaatacatataaagcaGTATCTTTACCTCTACTCCTAATACTtctatatgtccttaggaaacctgatacaccagctacatgctgatgagaaaaagacaatgagaagaattgagaaaattctatataaattaaatgccgttgaaacagctacaatgttcaatgctactgccctcagagaaggcctccttcctaataatgataatgataatagtgttttttaaacatgattaaattttaataaataaagtagTCAAATGATGCAGCTGATGAAGCGAAAACTATTTAGAAGATGTCTAGAGCAGACTTGAGTTATCGGTGCCGGCTGTCTGTGTAAAATGTATTTTCGAAGTTTTAGCCAGGAACAATTAATTGCATGTCGCTGACATTGACGCAACTTCGTACTTTCTTAACGGTCTAAACGATAAGGGAATGAAACCATTTTCCGAAAGTACTTTACTTTTCCTTGTTCACGAATAAACCAGATACACAAAACCCCTTTTGGAATCAGGCTAGACTCCAGTCAATTTACGTTTCGCAACTTTGCCTTTATTTTTTCAGCCAAAGTGATTGAAATGCGAATCTGCCATTCATCCTTTCTGCCatctaaaatatgaaaaatttataacGTCTAAAACAGAACACCGTCTCATTACAGGTTTATTGATTGGCAATAGGGTAAACTTTCATTGATAAAGGCAttgaaaatcacacacacacacacatacatatacacgcgcgcgcgcacacacacacacatacatatataaatatatatataatatatatatatatatatatatatatatttatatatatatatatatatatataatatatatatatatatatgtatatatatacattgtgtatatatatatatatatatatatatatatatatatatatacatatatgcctttctttcttctttttcttttctttcatcaatTTAATTGCTTATCAGAACCTTTACCAAGATTTCCtgaacataaagagagagagagtgagagagagagagagagttttctcaatACTATACTCATAAACCTAAGGAAAGTTTTTGTTACAGAAACGTAGTTAACATCTGAAATGATTCGAAAAGCCTAGACTGCAATCACTGATGATACACAATAATTATTCGATGCTTTATTTCCCTTTAATCTCTACGGCGTTATTCTTATTGGTCCATTTCTTATTACATGCGAACGGCCGACCAACAATAAAGCTGTGTCTATCATTTCCCACCTCATAATCTGTAACCTTTCTTAGATATTAATAATCAATCCCGTCTCCAGTTTCAGTCTCTCTAAGAAAACAgatcttcattctttttctttatttatatttttttcgaaagcgttttggggcATAAGCTTGTTTTATCACTTCTTCGTATCAGTTTTCACTCCTTTCATCAAACTACCGACGTTCGCTTTCAGGCGTCAACAGTTTTACAACACCATTATTtaattttagagatattttcttctaCCTCTCAGCATACCCTCAGCATTTTAACAATTACAGGtttgatatatttaataattaacttGTACAATTTTAACATATATTTCGCATCATAAATCCCGTGACGGAGAAGTTGataatacaataatgaaatcGTCTACCGATGTATAAATAACTTCTTTGTTCATTCTGCTGAGGTCATGGCCTCCTAACGCTTAGAGCATTCATTTTGGTCTCTCAATAATTTGCATACCATTTACTTTTAGTCCAGTGCCTTTGTCTGTATTTACCGATCACTTTTCCATCTCACAGACACTCATGAATAAATATGCTGTCAGtacgagtattattattattattattattattattattattattattattattattattaattttttttttttttttttttttttatcacagtcctccaattcgactgggtggtatttatagtgtggggttccgggttgcatcctgcctccttaggagtcatcactcttcttactatgtgtgccgtttgtcTAGatcactctctgcatgagtcctgagctacttcagcctctagtttttctagattccatttcagggatcttgggatcgtgcctagtgctcctatgattatgggtacgatttccactggcatatcccatatccttcttatttctattttcagatcttgatacttatccaatttttccctctctttctcttcaactctggtgtcccatggtattgcgacatcaatgagtgatactttcttcttgaccttgtcaatcaacgtcacgtctggtctgtttgcacgtatcaccctatccgttctgataccatagtcccagaggatcttgcctgatcgttttctatcactccaggttggtgcttgtaccacttattactgcaaggtagctgatgtttcttgcacaggctccagtggagggcttttgctactgaatcatgcctcttttgtactggttctgtggcaagtgccgggcattcacttgctatgtggtttatggtttcacttttcgtattgcacttcttacatatgggagagatgttatttccgtctatcgtactttgaacatatctggttcttagggcctgatcttgtgccgctgttatcattccttcagtttccttctttagctctcccctctgtagccattgccaattgtcatcgctggctagttctttagtctgtctcatgtattgtccgtgcattggtttgttgtgccagtcctctgttctgtctgtctttctcctgtctctgtatatttctgggtcttcgtctgcttttattagtccttcttcccatgcactctttagccactcgtcttcactggtttttcagatattgtcccatgctctgttttcgatgttgacgcagtcctctatacttagtagtcctctccctccttcctttcgtgttatgtatagtctgtccgtatttgctcttgggtgtagtgctttgtgtattgtcatatgtttcctggttttctgatctatgctgcggagcttctgccttcgtccattccactattcctgcgctgtatctgattaactggcgcccatgtgtttatggcttttatcatatttccggcgttgagttttgacttgagtatcgccttgagtctctgcatatattctttcctgatcgtgtccttcatctattattattattattattattattattattattattattattattattattattattattattattttgttaaagatgatggcagcatcattggaatggattttatatatggtcttttcaattcttcttattattctcctcTCATCAGGGctaatatttgctaatagctggccgatgttcatatctctgttaaagaaatgttttctaaaaataataatttattgatatgataacaaaagtggttaacaaatcttagtctataAGGCGTAACGAAATCCCAACGTTTTCCAAcagtatcatcggttcattttcaaggaaaggtgagcgtgaactgattagaatgggttgttgttgttgttggagattaagccagcttgtgctggcacgggctctgctctagagcagcccgtaactggaatatctgtaagatacaaaaaacagtgctttggcggttagtttttagaaaggagatagggtgacaggcaggattgcaacccctttgaaccttacggtacccatcagtaggagagaaagttttatagcagtgagactcagcctagctggagagtgctgagtaggaagaaggaagcgagttttagtttgagggaaagaaaggCGTTACCTGtaaacattttaggcacaatatatatacatgtgtgtagcatctgaaaatattgcaatatatatcaaaccaacattaagcaataattatagtatatacatgttcatgcatactcacacttatacatatgctcccaaagatgtttatgactcccattgcaaacAGTGAGTAGAGGGGTTTTGTTTGCATTGTGTACTTTCATTGGTTTTATGTTTGCAAGACAATAGgtagattcccatgtgtctatggagaaatgccgtgtgattcatctttttacctgggaggtgggtgagacattaggagattcccatgtgtccctatgttattttagatgtgtctggtgatctgtgccggtgtcagctctatttcagttaggctCAATCTGaaagactgtgtctctgggcagtcctATTAGTAGTgctcgaggggctggattgcctctcggtcacagtactgacataacctgccctcatttcctatcatttgccaggtgcacaggtatcctagccttaatctgtgtgtgatgactgagagttttctagtggtttgttttgtgatgtcatgtgGTGTTAGATTTGTGAcaatccacataccacttggacgtccatgactcttgtagatagtgacgtcgtacttcactctcttcttggagtttggcatagctttttgccatttcctttaggtgtgttatggatggttgcacttttatgcttactgtactgcagctgagggcacttttggcaaggatgtcagcttcatcatttccctggattcccacatggctgggtatccagtttagtgtgactttcctgccagcagcttgatgtgaattggccactgattttatgctgttatcagtgtcacattttcttttgggttTGTCGCTTTTTGATAGcaagtattgctcctttggagtcaatatgcactgtgtgtcctcctccttttaaattggaattttctaaggcttttaagattgctattagttccgcttgtagtatggaggcattgttggatagcctccagcttcctttgaagtcttgggcagccactgctgctgtagttgctggagcttctgggtcaactgagccatcagtgtaatatatgttttcagctgctgtgttcctgattgcttcttctgctgcagttttcatttgtgctgctgtgcacagtgctttgcttgccggtagtattgtgaagttatgccggattgggtcttcgacccagggaggtggtttttggtatccctcaggtgggacatcctttgttatgtgtttcactgtgtcctgcatacccagttctctcagtgtctggagtatacagcccgcataggttttgggcgggtctagttcttcatgcaggtttatacacgcttgcattttgtttttgtgtggtccatttctgtcgtttctgatggttttgaacagaatggcaatatttctttggcctatcctgtgcttgagagactgcagttgtgtctctgccctcaagagacaaattcttgtccacattggggctccaagtataagtctcattgcattattttggatgacttccagcctctgctgttgatcctttctgagatttgtcaggactggtgctgcgtattctacttgtgctctgatggtttgtatgtagaacttCCTGAacagatggtatgtcgcaccttcttgtAGTGAcatgattttctttagggcattaagccctatttttgttttggcttggaggagctgtatttccttctcaggagatagtgaatctgcaatgcagactcccagatatgtgtaggcTATCaccagtctatgacgtctcctttcaggtagaaggttgggtggattttgatcatgttttattgccatggcttttgtcttatttctgttgattttgagtcccagttgtgtgcacttgtcctcaagtttttgcaaggcttcttgcatcttttggagctgtctttgagggccggagctgatgatgcaaacatcgtcagcatatatgaagacctctactccttgtggtagcttgagacaggctacattttccataaggacattgaataagaaggggcttagaatgccccccgAGGA encodes:
- the LOC135218050 gene encoding uncharacterized protein LOC135218050, producing the protein MGDLNAKVGREYDGFQGTIGKFGIGVRNDNRRRLLELCGASGLSITNTYFNHKLEHKTTWVSPNGLVQNLIDYVIVNQKWKKSILDTRTFRGCRRVPSDHKLVISKIRIKIQANQEKRRTIKFDVDNLRNERVKQQYEVKVGGKFAALIGMENMDMDSEESWAILSSDTKDVATEVLGYKRINSKPWFSDEAKVLSEEQQRLRVQVDDKQDLEKKQQLKRRRNRKLRELSDRMKHDQNMFWKERATKVAVAMEIGESRAMFAAVRFLRNASQEKVWRGVHGMLDEDGNLVTDEMEKRNLFARYFERLLNVDTTRYWDKKKKKSIADLNEALEVQEEDISAKR